In the genome of Mucilaginibacter sp. 14171R-50, the window CCGCAACCAATACCATTAAAATGCCCCTGGTAAACAACAAAGGCAAAATAACTGATAAGTTTATTCTCTATAAATTTAATGGCAATTACTTTGAAAGGGTTAAAAGCTAATTTAATTTTACTAAAACTATAAAAACGGCCACTTGTAGTTAATATACATTGAAGTATAATCTATAAAAAATTACAGTTATGGCTGATTTAAGTAATAAAAAAGTAGCAATGCTTACTGAAGAAGGATTTGAGCAGGTTGAATTAACCAGCCCTAAAGAAGCATTGGAAGCCGCGGGCGCAACCGTGCATATCATATCACCAAAAAGCGGCAAGATCAAAGCCTGGGACAAGGATAAATGGGGCATAGAAGTTGACGTAGACAAAAACCTGAGCGATGTTAGTCCGGATGATTACGACGCACTGGTGCTGCCCGGGGGCGTATTAAACCCGGATAAATTGCGACAGAATAAAGATGCCGTGGCCTTTGCATCGGCCTTTTTAGATGAAGGCAAACCACTTGCGGCCATTTGCCATGGCCCACAGTTGCTGATAGAAACGAATATGCTGAAAGGCCGTCGCCTCACCTCCTATCCTTCCCTGCAAACCGACCTTAAGAATGCCGGCGCAGATTGGGTTGACGAAGAAGTTGTTACTGACAGCGGGTTGGTAACAAGCCGCCGCCCTGCCGACCTTGACGCCTTTAACCAAAAAACAATTGAGGAAATTGCCGAAGGCATTCATGTTTAAATAAAAGACCATGCGTCATTACTTATGGCGCATGGTAATATTGTTAAGCAGTCACCTTACTCGGGGCAGTTACCTGTACGGCGGGTATCAACAATATAAATGATCTTCCAGCCGGCGGCGGTTTTCATTAACTGGTAAAAATCAACCCCGCAATGACTAAACTTTTCGCCTACATAAAATTTGTAAGGCGTCCACGCGCTGGCCAGGTCCCCGTCTACTTTAATATCGCCCCAGGTGATACGCTCGTCGTATATTTCTTTATGAGGGGTGCCAACTTGTTTTACAAACTCATCGGCTTTTTCTGTCAGCAGCACAGTAGAGCCATCCCTTTTGTTCACCACACTTTGCAGCACCATATCTTTATGAAAGGTTGACCGCAGCATAGTGCTATCGCCCTTACGCATGCCGTCAAACATGGTGGTAATGGTTTTTTTGATATCGTCCTGATCGGTTTGGCAAAAAGCAGGCGCGCTTAAAGCCAAAATCAGCGTCGCAAGTAACAAGGTTTTCATAATTTGTGTTGATTGGTTGAGGCAATTTAAATAAAAGAAATCAAATTGTTGATCACTATGTCATTGCGAGCGTAGCGTGGCAATCTCTTTAGGACAAGTGTACA includes:
- a CDS encoding type 1 glutamine amidotransferase domain-containing protein, which produces MADLSNKKVAMLTEEGFEQVELTSPKEALEAAGATVHIISPKSGKIKAWDKDKWGIEVDVDKNLSDVSPDDYDALVLPGGVLNPDKLRQNKDAVAFASAFLDEGKPLAAICHGPQLLIETNMLKGRRLTSYPSLQTDLKNAGADWVDEEVVTDSGLVTSRRPADLDAFNQKTIEEIAEGIHV
- a CDS encoding nuclear transport factor 2 family protein codes for the protein MKTLLLATLILALSAPAFCQTDQDDIKKTITTMFDGMRKGDSTMLRSTFHKDMVLQSVVNKRDGSTVLLTEKADEFVKQVGTPHKEIYDERITWGDIKVDGDLASAWTPYKFYVGEKFSHCGVDFYQLMKTAAGWKIIYIVDTRRTGNCPE